The following coding sequences lie in one Flavobacterium sp. 20NA77.7 genomic window:
- a CDS encoding PorP/SprF family type IX secretion system membrane protein yields MKKIIFMSSGLLVLLTSNLWAQQESILAFYKTHLNLVNPAVVGVEEETIFTSTVRKQWTGIKDAPETQAVSFMTPLENNLSFGVSVIRDKVFIETQTYMSIDFSYKVKLNDDLDLFMGVKAGANNYEVNTSGLQTYNIASDPSLGNISRMHPNFGVGFYLKNKDYFVSLSTPKMLSSERAKNVEGYGTVTTDRTHIYLSGGYTYQINEEVTFSPSFMFRYVNGAPLSTDFTAAVNVSELADFALTYRTDNAIAGMTLFKVNKNFKLGYAYEYITSKDLLGRANGTHELLLRYQL; encoded by the coding sequence ATGAAAAAAATAATATTTATGAGTTCGGGATTACTAGTTTTATTGACTAGTAATCTTTGGGCGCAGCAAGAAAGTATCTTAGCGTTCTATAAAACACACTTAAACTTGGTAAATCCTGCGGTTGTAGGTGTAGAAGAAGAAACTATTTTTACTTCAACAGTAAGAAAACAATGGACAGGTATTAAGGACGCACCTGAAACACAGGCTGTTTCCTTTATGACACCATTAGAAAACAATTTAAGTTTTGGTGTTTCGGTAATTCGTGACAAGGTGTTTATAGAAACGCAAACTTATATGTCAATTGATTTTTCGTATAAAGTAAAATTAAATGACGATTTAGATTTATTTATGGGCGTAAAAGCGGGAGCCAACAACTATGAAGTAAATACTTCAGGATTGCAGACTTACAATATAGCTTCGGATCCAAGTTTAGGAAATATTTCAAGAATGCATCCAAATTTTGGAGTAGGATTCTATTTAAAAAACAAAGATTATTTTGTATCGTTATCAACGCCGAAAATGTTAAGTTCAGAACGAGCTAAAAATGTGGAAGGTTATGGCACAGTAACAACAGACAGAACCCATATTTATTTAAGTGGAGGATATACCTATCAAATCAATGAAGAGGTTACGTTTTCTCCCTCTTTTATGTTTAGATATGTAAATGGAGCTCCTTTGTCAACAGATTTTACAGCAGCTGTAAACGTAAGCGAGTTAGCTGATTTTGCCTTAACGTACAGAACAGATAATGCTATTGCCGGAATGACGTTGTTTAAAGTAAATAAAAACTTTAAATTAGGATATGCTTATGAATACATTACAAGCAAAGACTTGTTGGGGAGAGCAAATGGCACACATGAATTATTGTTAAGGTATCAACTATAA
- a CDS encoding regulatory protein RecX produces the protein MEYYCAYQERCYKEVEEKLYSFKLTAAEKEQLLIYLIEHNFINEERFAKSFVRGKHNYKNWGKNRIIQELKFRNISSKLIEIALQEIDSEAYITRFNALAEKHWLTIKERKGQKKNKKFVDYLLRKGFEPYLIYDKLKEFDN, from the coding sequence ATGGAATACTATTGTGCGTATCAAGAAAGGTGTTACAAAGAAGTAGAAGAAAAACTATACAGCTTTAAATTAACTGCCGCGGAAAAAGAACAACTTTTAATTTACCTAATTGAACATAATTTTATTAATGAAGAACGGTTTGCTAAAAGTTTTGTCAGAGGTAAGCATAACTATAAAAATTGGGGTAAAAATAGAATTATTCAAGAATTAAAATTTAGAAATATTTCTTCAAAATTGATTGAAATAGCGCTTCAAGAAATTGATTCAGAAGCGTATATTACTCGTTTTAATGCCCTTGCTGAAAAACATTGGTTAACTATAAAAGAACGCAAAGGACAAAAGAAAAATAAAAAATTTGTAGATTATTTACTTAGAAAAGGTTTTGAGCCTTATTTAATTTATGACAAACTAAAAGAGTTTGACAACTAA
- the frr gene encoding ribosome recycling factor gives MTEEINFIIDSAKESMNGSIAHLEKEFLNIRAGKASPQMLGGVFVDYYGSQTPLSQVANINAADARTLTVTPWEKTMLQPIEKAIMIANLGLNPMNNGDNIIINIPALTEERRRDLVKQAKAEAEEAKIGIRNARKDANNDIKKEEKEGTSEDVCKKAEEDIQKLTDSYIKKIDDLLVGKEAEIMKV, from the coding sequence ATGACTGAAGAAATTAACTTTATCATTGATAGCGCTAAAGAATCGATGAATGGTTCTATTGCGCATTTAGAAAAAGAATTTTTAAACATTAGAGCAGGAAAAGCATCTCCTCAAATGTTAGGTGGTGTTTTTGTTGATTATTATGGTTCGCAAACGCCTTTATCACAAGTAGCAAATATTAATGCTGCTGATGCTCGAACATTAACTGTAACGCCTTGGGAAAAAACCATGTTACAGCCTATTGAAAAAGCTATTATGATTGCTAATTTAGGGCTTAACCCAATGAACAATGGTGATAATATTATTATTAACATTCCAGCATTGACTGAAGAGCGCAGACGTGATTTAGTAAAACAAGCAAAGGCCGAAGCTGAAGAAGCTAAAATAGGGATTAGAAATGCCCGAAAAGACGCTAACAACGACATCAAGAAAGAAGAAAAAGAAGGAACTTCTGAAGACGTTTGTAAAAAAGCCGAAGAAGACATTCAAAAATTAACAGATAGTTATATTAAAAAAATTGATGATTTATTAGTTGGAAAAGAAGCCGAAATCATGAAAGTTTAG
- the pyrH gene encoding UMP kinase has protein sequence MKYKRILLKLSGEALMGDQQYGIDPKMLAAYAAEIKEIHNKGVEIAIVIGGGNIFRGLAGASSGMDRVQGDYMGMLATVINGMALQGALEDAGMQTRLQTALKIESIAEPYIKRRATRHLEKGRIVIFGAGTGNPYFTTDTAAVLRGIEVHADVILKGTRVDGVYTADPEKDSNAVKFDYISFEDVLAKGLNVMDTTAFTLSQENKLPIIVFDMNKPGNLLKVCEGATIGTTVTI, from the coding sequence ATGAAATACAAAAGAATTCTTCTCAAACTAAGCGGCGAAGCTTTAATGGGTGATCAACAATATGGTATTGATCCTAAAATGTTAGCTGCCTATGCTGCCGAAATTAAAGAAATACACAATAAAGGTGTTGAAATTGCCATTGTTATTGGTGGTGGAAATATTTTTAGAGGATTAGCGGGTGCTAGTAGTGGAATGGATCGTGTGCAAGGTGACTACATGGGCATGTTAGCTACTGTCATTAATGGAATGGCTTTACAAGGCGCTCTTGAAGACGCAGGAATGCAAACACGTCTTCAAACCGCACTTAAAATTGAATCTATTGCCGAACCTTATATTAAAAGAAGAGCTACACGTCATTTAGAAAAAGGAAGAATTGTAATATTTGGTGCCGGAACAGGAAACCCTTATTTTACTACCGATACGGCTGCTGTTTTAAGAGGAATTGAAGTGCATGCCGATGTAATTTTAAAAGGCACACGAGTAGATGGTGTTTATACAGCAGACCCAGAAAAAGACAGTAATGCTGTTAAATTTGATTACATTTCTTTTGAAGATGTACTTGCTAAAGGTCTTAATGTAATGGATACTACAGCTTTTACATTGAGTCAAGAAAACAAACTTCCAATTATTGTTTTTGACATGAACAAACCTGGAAATTTATTAAAAGTGTGTGAAGGTGCAACCATTGGAACAACAGTAACTATTTAA